A window of Leptotrichia wadei contains these coding sequences:
- a CDS encoding potassium channel family protein, whose translation MKKKIEDLHKNKRFRISYQVIFIFLAVYSFTTTILDLHGDIHIFGNRLLEFIDMSIYLIFAIDYFIRFTFSKDKLDFIENNIPDLISIIPYYSIFRLFRIFKIRRFAKTFRQLKLTRTYLIIKRFRKKIKNFLKLNGLIYLLIFAALGIVVSALIVSYVEKLSYFNGLWWAFVTATTVGYGDVYPHTFIGRIIAIFLILIGMGTFGMITGAITSYFLNRQADLIPDDNLDEYILNSQNYTDTEKQEIITFIQFIRNKRKK comes from the coding sequence ATGAAAAAGAAAATTGAAGATTTACACAAAAACAAAAGATTTAGAATAAGTTATCAGGTCATTTTTATTTTTTTGGCAGTTTACAGTTTTACTACGACAATTTTAGATTTGCACGGTGATATTCATATTTTTGGAAATCGCCTTTTGGAGTTTATTGATATGTCAATTTATCTGATTTTTGCAATTGATTATTTTATTCGATTTACATTTTCAAAGGATAAATTAGATTTTATTGAAAATAATATTCCAGATTTGATTTCCATTATTCCGTATTACTCTATTTTCAGATTATTTAGAATTTTTAAAATAAGACGTTTTGCCAAAACTTTCAGACAATTAAAATTAACCAGAACCTATTTGATTATCAAAAGATTTCGAAAAAAAATAAAAAATTTTTTAAAATTAAACGGGTTGATTTATCTATTAATTTTTGCAGCATTAGGAATCGTTGTCTCAGCATTAATAGTTTCCTATGTTGAAAAATTATCATATTTCAATGGCTTATGGTGGGCATTTGTAACGGCAACTACTGTTGGCTATGGAGATGTCTATCCACACACATTTATTGGAAGAATAATCGCCATTTTTCTGATACTCATTGGAATGGGAACTTTTGGGATGATTACAGGAGCAATCACAAGCTATTTCTTGAATCGGCAAGCTGATTTAATCCCAGATGACAATTTAGATGAATATATCCTAAATTCCCAAAACTATACAGATACAGAGAAGCAGGAAATTATAACTTTTATACAATTTATAAGGAATAAAAGAAAAAAATAA
- a CDS encoding contractile injection system protein, VgrG/Pvc8 family: MGKESTDMENMYEGKNIKIILDRKNLDNFVIREFVLNENINEHQKLEVQLEMDDEQRKSLEKIIEKENVEIEIELSGINQNVKKKIFCGIVDYFEILDYGSYGCRILIRAFSKSIIFDRKNEKKYRVFQDVNLMFSDIINEINKDYTEKRLEIKYSDIAKKQIGTLVVQFDETDWEFLVRLASQLKTGLFVVEQGIILFGMVEMGEIKKENRYFSDYSLVRDYKNLYYKVQSNKVINLGNTISISENIGKNKNNSENSDENKRSFSVLKTKIFLKNFVLKSEFLASDMGTYHVFKKYNKKIRGCRIEANVERVFEDGGIAKMEVKFSEGLKRIVQERSDSESNDRAYDDYGIKKFPLSYQTFYSQTNTGFFCTPEVNDTVEVYFPNEDERFAKVSWAINNKGNGRFSDYTKRNFQVNQSDFNFNLNLNNFEVKTAEKYSVESPNIVENADNFVNKSNQNMVIASNNYLGIESIGDADFYASRINIIGKEKEITMESLSSDVRIKGKKVHSN, translated from the coding sequence ATGGGGAAAGAAAGTACAGATATGGAAAATATGTATGAGGGGAAAAATATTAAAATTATACTGGACAGAAAAAATCTAGATAATTTTGTAATTCGAGAATTTGTGTTAAATGAGAATATTAATGAACATCAGAAGTTGGAAGTGCAACTGGAGATGGATGATGAGCAAAGAAAGAGTTTGGAAAAAATTATTGAGAAGGAAAATGTTGAAATTGAAATTGAACTTTCAGGGATAAATCAGAATGTTAAAAAGAAAATTTTTTGTGGGATAGTTGATTATTTTGAAATATTAGATTATGGGAGTTATGGTTGTAGAATTTTGATAAGAGCATTTTCTAAAAGTATAATTTTTGATAGGAAAAACGAGAAGAAGTATAGGGTTTTTCAAGATGTAAATCTTATGTTTTCAGATATAATCAATGAGATTAATAAAGATTATACTGAGAAAAGACTGGAAATAAAATATTCTGATATTGCAAAAAAACAGATTGGAACTCTTGTTGTCCAGTTTGATGAAACAGACTGGGAATTCTTGGTAAGACTTGCTAGTCAACTGAAAACTGGGCTGTTTGTAGTTGAGCAGGGGATAATATTGTTTGGAATGGTGGAAATGGGAGAAATTAAGAAGGAAAATAGATATTTTTCAGATTATTCGCTTGTAAGGGATTATAAAAATTTATATTACAAAGTGCAGTCAAATAAAGTAATAAATTTGGGAAATACTATTTCAATTTCTGAAAATATCGGAAAAAATAAGAATAATAGTGAAAATTCTGATGAAAATAAAAGAAGTTTTTCTGTATTAAAAACTAAAATATTTTTGAAGAATTTTGTTTTGAAAAGTGAATTTTTAGCATCAGATATGGGAACTTATCATGTATTTAAGAAATATAATAAAAAAATTAGGGGGTGTAGAATTGAGGCTAATGTTGAACGGGTATTTGAAGATGGCGGAATTGCAAAAATGGAAGTTAAATTTTCAGAAGGATTGAAAAGAATTGTTCAGGAAAGAAGTGATTCTGAAAGTAATGACAGGGCTTATGATGACTATGGGATAAAAAAATTTCCATTAAGTTATCAGACTTTTTATTCACAGACAAATACTGGATTTTTTTGCACTCCTGAAGTAAATGATACTGTTGAGGTTTATTTTCCAAATGAAGACGAGCGGTTTGCAAAAGTGTCATGGGCAATTAATAATAAAGGAAATGGGAGATTTAGCGATTATACGAAAAGAAATTTTCAAGTAAATCAGAGTGATTTTAATTTTAACTTAAATTTAAATAATTTTGAAGTTAAGACCGCTGAAAAATATAGTGTGGAATCGCCTAATATAGTTGAAAATGCAGATAATTTTGTAAATAAGTCGAATCAGAATATGGTTATTGCATCGAATAATTATTTGGGAATAGAGTCGATTGGAGATGCTGATTTTTATGCTTCTAGGATAAATATTATTGGAAAGGAAAAGGAAATAACGATGGAATCATTGAGTTCAGATGTGAGAATTAAAGGGAAAAAAGTTCATAGTAACTAG
- the htpX gene encoding zinc metalloprotease HtpX produces the protein MFINTMKTGFLMFGLVFLFVAIGGALGNQQGALIGLIIAGGMSFYSYWFSDKMVIRAYNGQEVNSQNNPRLYHLIQRLTKNADLPMPKIYIIPERQPNAFATGRNPQNAAVACTAGLLELMDDNELAGVIAHELGHIKHRDILISTIAATFAGAIANIARFLPYVSSGDNRNGERRRNNVATAMLVSLLAPIAASIIQMSISRKREYMADRAGAEFSGNPLYLRNALQKLENYSHSIPMNREDPATAHMFIVNPFSNLGNLKNLFSTHPSTDDRIRELEKMAREKNLL, from the coding sequence ATGTTTATAAATACTATGAAAACAGGTTTCTTAATGTTTGGATTAGTTTTTCTCTTTGTAGCAATTGGTGGTGCATTGGGAAATCAGCAAGGGGCACTAATTGGACTTATAATTGCTGGCGGTATGAGTTTTTACAGTTACTGGTTTAGCGATAAAATGGTTATCAGAGCTTATAATGGTCAAGAAGTTAATTCTCAAAATAATCCAAGACTCTATCATCTAATACAAAGATTGACAAAAAATGCTGATTTACCTATGCCAAAAATTTACATAATTCCGGAACGACAACCAAATGCCTTTGCAACTGGAAGAAATCCACAAAATGCAGCAGTTGCCTGTACAGCTGGACTGCTTGAATTAATGGATGATAACGAGCTAGCAGGTGTAATAGCTCATGAACTTGGACATATAAAACATCGAGATATTTTAATTAGTACAATCGCTGCTACATTTGCTGGAGCAATTGCAAATATTGCAAGATTTTTACCTTATGTATCAAGCGGGGACAATAGAAATGGCGAAAGAAGACGAAATAACGTCGCCACTGCAATGCTAGTATCACTTTTAGCCCCAATAGCCGCTTCTATAATTCAAATGTCTATTTCAAGAAAAAGAGAATATATGGCAGACAGAGCTGGAGCTGAGTTTTCAGGAAATCCCTTATATTTACGCAATGCACTCCAAAAATTGGAGAACTACAGTCATAGTATTCCAATGAATAGAGAAGATCCAGCAACAGCCCACATGTTTATTGTGAATCCATTTTCAAACCTTGGAAATCTGAAAAATTTATTTAGTACACATCCATCTACTGATGACAGGATAAGAGAGCTTGAAAAAATGGCAAGAGAAAAAAATTTATTATAA
- a CDS encoding DUF1858 domain-containing protein, with the protein MEKVTKDMNIMEAVEKYPIIAQVLMRYGLGCVGCIISSAETLGEGIAVHGLNPDMIIEEVNMILEKQEG; encoded by the coding sequence ATGGAAAAAGTCACAAAAGATATGAATATAATGGAAGCTGTGGAAAAATATCCGATTATTGCTCAAGTATTAATGAGATATGGACTTGGATGTGTTGGATGTATTATTTCAAGTGCAGAAACTTTGGGAGAAGGAATTGCAGTTCATGGTTTAAATCCAGATATGATTATTGAAGAAGTAAATATGATTCTTGAAAAACAAGAAGGATAA
- a CDS encoding superoxide dismutase translates to MFKQIELPYGFDALEPSIDTKTMEIHYGKHHAAYTNNLNSTLKDNAPQFLEKSIEEILTNLDALPENIRGAVRNNGGGFYNHNLYFEVMGPNAGGEPKGELAEKINEAFGSFDKFKEEFSKAAATRFGSGWAWLVVNKDGKLKVTSTANQDNPLMPGVTACGCSEGTPILGIDVWEHAYYLNYQNRRPDYITAFFNVINWDAVSKKYEAAK, encoded by the coding sequence ATGTTTAAACAAATAGAATTACCTTATGGATTTGATGCATTGGAGCCAAGTATTGATACAAAAACAATGGAAATCCATTATGGAAAGCACCATGCAGCTTATACTAATAATTTGAATAGCACATTAAAAGATAATGCACCACAATTTTTGGAAAAATCAATAGAAGAAATTTTAACAAATTTAGATGCATTGCCAGAAAATATACGTGGAGCTGTTAGAAATAATGGTGGAGGTTTTTATAACCATAATTTATATTTTGAAGTAATGGGACCTAATGCAGGTGGAGAACCAAAAGGTGAATTAGCCGAAAAAATAAATGAAGCATTTGGAAGTTTTGACAAATTTAAAGAAGAATTTTCAAAAGCGGCTGCAACTAGATTTGGTTCAGGATGGGCTTGGCTTGTTGTAAACAAAGATGGAAAATTAAAAGTAACTTCAACAGCAAATCAAGATAATCCACTAATGCCAGGTGTAACAGCTTGTGGATGTTCAGAAGGAACTCCAATTTTAGGAATAGACGTATGGGAACATGCATATTACTTGAATTATCAAAATAGACGTCCAGATTATATTACAGCTTTCTTTAACGTTATAAACTGGGATGCAGTATCTAAAAAATATGAAGCTGCAAAATAA
- a CDS encoding response regulator transcription factor produces the protein MKVLVFNKNEKTRMVVGQLLKELSFNVILAENEEQMLDALKTETLDISFLDINSIEDFPLAIERITRYKKQSYILMAIEQDDRYAKTEALLKGIDDYVYNDFRLEELSAKFRAIVRILNKRLTEDEMGILTAYDLTLNPANREVKRDGKEIELTNKEFLLLEYFLRNKNRVLTRTMISEKIWDIDFVSESNIVDVYVNFLRSKIDKGHDQKIIKTVRSVGYIIKE, from the coding sequence ATGAAAGTATTAGTATTTAACAAAAATGAAAAGACCAGAATGGTAGTGGGACAGTTATTGAAAGAATTGAGTTTTAATGTTATATTGGCAGAAAATGAGGAACAAATGCTTGATGCTCTAAAAACAGAAACTCTTGATATTTCTTTTTTAGATATTAATTCAATTGAAGATTTTCCATTGGCAATAGAAAGAATAACAAGATATAAAAAACAAAGCTATATTCTAATGGCAATCGAACAAGATGACAGATATGCGAAAACCGAAGCCCTATTAAAGGGAATAGATGACTATGTTTACAATGATTTTAGATTAGAAGAACTTTCGGCTAAATTTAGAGCAATAGTGAGAATTTTGAATAAACGGCTTACTGAAGATGAAATGGGAATTTTGACAGCTTACGATTTAACATTAAATCCTGCAAATAGGGAGGTTAAACGTGATGGAAAAGAAATAGAACTAACAAATAAAGAATTTTTATTATTGGAATATTTTTTGAGAAATAAAAATAGAGTTCTTACTAGAACTATGATTTCTGAAAAAATTTGGGATATAGACTTTGTTTCAGAAAGTAATATTGTAGATGTGTATGTTAATTTCTTGAGATCAAAGATAGATAAGGGACATGATCAAAAAATTATAAAAACTGTAAGAAGTGTTGGATATATCATAAAAGAATAA
- a CDS encoding Mrp/NBP35 family ATP-binding protein: MQTNPALAERKQRIDSNMSKIKHKIVVMSGKGGVGKTTTSVNLAFGLSLRGYKVGILDADLHGPNIPIMFGKEGVKLSKISKPLEITENLHISSLSFFVPDNSPVVWKGPQKITAIMEMLEGIKWGEIDYLIVDLPPGTGDETLGIAQNIGTDSKAIIVTTPQKVSLLDSTRSINFARLINLDVLGVIENMSGFICPDCQKEVNIFKKGGAEKMAQEKKTDFLGSIPLDGNIVESSDNGLPFISNDSLAARRMNDIITKVIEKTEKENEK, encoded by the coding sequence ATGCAAACTAATCCGGCTTTAGCTGAACGGAAGCAAAGAATTGATTCCAATATGTCCAAGATTAAACATAAAATAGTAGTGATGAGTGGAAAAGGTGGAGTTGGGAAAACAACTACATCTGTTAATTTAGCCTTTGGTTTGTCGTTGCGAGGATACAAAGTTGGTATTCTTGATGCAGATTTGCACGGACCTAATATTCCGATTATGTTTGGAAAAGAAGGAGTAAAACTTTCAAAAATTTCCAAGCCATTGGAAATAACAGAAAATTTGCATATATCATCATTAAGTTTTTTTGTTCCTGATAATTCACCAGTTGTATGGAAGGGACCGCAAAAAATTACGGCGATAATGGAAATGTTGGAAGGAATTAAATGGGGAGAGATTGATTACTTAATAGTTGATCTGCCACCAGGAACAGGTGATGAAACATTAGGCATTGCTCAGAATATAGGAACTGATTCAAAAGCAATTATTGTTACAACACCGCAAAAGGTTTCCTTGCTGGATTCTACACGCTCAATAAATTTTGCTAGATTGATTAACTTGGATGTGCTTGGTGTAATCGAAAATATGAGTGGTTTTATTTGCCCTGACTGTCAAAAAGAAGTTAATATCTTTAAAAAAGGTGGTGCCGAAAAAATGGCTCAAGAGAAAAAAACAGACTTTCTAGGCTCAATACCATTAGATGGAAATATTGTGGAATCTAGTGATAATGGGTTACCATTTATTTCAAACGATTCTCTAGCAGCAAGAAGAATGAATGATATAATTACAAAAGTAATTGAAAAAACAGAAAAAGAAAATGAGAAGTAA
- a CDS encoding YiiX/YebB-like N1pC/P60 family cysteine hydrolase — protein sequence MNIYLKENIKRLMLFLILTLALVCKTKPEDKYFWYTPHEVISNVDKLQPGDILILSKKPTLRSMWGHAAVLNEHKKIIEFPTYSAGYSESPIYAWENIDRKIAIFRLKGIDDKFKSALFKEIDETVTKPYGLTFTKDFDKRLYCSQFVYLVFKKAGKRVGRKVDLDSNGGGWVMPFDIMDSPLLENISIYTQ from the coding sequence ATGAATATTTATTTAAAGGAAAACATAAAAAGATTAATGCTCTTTTTAATCCTAACTCTTGCACTTGTATGTAAGACAAAGCCAGAAGATAAATACTTCTGGTATACTCCACACGAAGTTATTTCAAACGTTGACAAACTTCAGCCAGGAGATATTCTCATTTTATCTAAAAAACCGACGTTACGTTCAATGTGGGGACATGCCGCCGTTCTTAATGAACACAAAAAAATAATTGAATTTCCAACATATTCTGCTGGTTACAGCGAAAGTCCAATATATGCCTGGGAAAACATTGATAGAAAAATTGCTATTTTTAGATTAAAAGGAATAGACGATAAATTTAAATCTGCATTATTTAAAGAAATTGATGAAACTGTAACTAAACCTTATGGACTAACATTTACCAAGGACTTTGACAAAAGACTTTATTGCTCACAATTTGTATATTTGGTATTTAAAAAAGCAGGAAAAAGAGTTGGACGTAAAGTAGATCTAGATTCCAATGGCGGTGGATGGGTTATGCCATTTGACATAATGGATTCCCCTTTACTTGAAAACATATCTATTTATACTCAATAA
- the metA gene encoding homoserine O-acetyltransferase MetA, giving the protein MPIKIPNNLPAVDILAKENIFVMDERRALSQDIRPLKFIIINLMPTKIETETQLLRLLSNTPLQIEVTFLKMASYVSKNISKEHMSNFYKTFNDIKNDYFDGLIITGAPVENMPFEEVIYWKELTEVMEWSRTHVYSTMCICWGAQAALYYHYGIKKYPLKEKLFGIYPLKIDICHTMLLRGFDEVFNMPQSRHTKVHAKDIEKIPELEIIANSKEAGVSIVRSRDKRNIFIMGHLEYDRMTLAKEYERDVKLGKAIKVPYNYYPNDDTSKAPLFVWRAHANLLFSNWINHHVYQGTPYDLTTLGKAPNFQI; this is encoded by the coding sequence ATGCCTATAAAAATACCAAATAACTTACCGGCTGTAGATATTTTAGCAAAGGAGAATATTTTTGTAATGGATGAAAGAAGGGCATTGTCACAAGATATTCGACCTTTAAAGTTTATAATAATAAATCTTATGCCTACAAAAATTGAAACAGAGACACAGTTATTAAGGCTTTTGAGTAACACTCCGCTTCAAATTGAAGTAACTTTTTTGAAAATGGCATCCTACGTATCTAAAAATATATCAAAAGAACATATGTCAAATTTTTATAAGACCTTCAATGATATAAAAAATGATTATTTTGATGGGCTTATAATAACAGGAGCACCTGTTGAAAATATGCCTTTTGAAGAGGTTATTTACTGGAAGGAATTAACAGAAGTTATGGAATGGAGTAGAACTCATGTTTATTCTACAATGTGTATTTGCTGGGGAGCGCAGGCGGCACTTTATTATCATTATGGAATAAAAAAATATCCGTTAAAGGAAAAACTTTTTGGAATTTATCCTCTAAAAATTGATATTTGTCATACAATGTTATTACGTGGATTTGATGAAGTGTTTAATATGCCACAATCACGGCATACAAAAGTTCATGCAAAGGATATAGAAAAAATTCCTGAATTGGAAATTATTGCCAATTCTAAAGAGGCTGGGGTAAGTATTGTGCGTAGTCGAGATAAACGTAATATTTTTATTATGGGACATTTGGAATATGATAGAATGACACTGGCAAAGGAGTATGAGAGAGATGTAAAATTAGGGAAAGCCATAAAAGTTCCTTATAACTATTATCCAAATGATGATACAAGTAAAGCACCACTTTTTGTTTGGAGAGCTCATGCAAATTTACTATTTTCAAATTGGATAAATCATCATGTTTATCAAGGGACTCCTTATGATTTAACAACATTGGGGAAAGCTCCTAATTTTCAAATTTAA
- the dnaN gene encoding DNA polymerase III subunit beta — protein sequence MLHIIVDRKSLLRAMTIVENAVTENKIREVLSGIYIETQGEKAILRGTDLELSINTEIEAQVKEDGKIVIKHKLIEEFLKQISDDKITLIEENGKLIIQAGSTNTEFSLYNVENFPVQSKLENGVEYVFEKGKLLSNIENVKISASPNPENLAVNCIRVEIEENKLKLISSDTYRLTYIEEDLEDSQKNKENLSLSIPLKTIDGLVKIMRLIDEEKITLKSDGSKVFFKFSSVEILTRTIDLQFPDYKSILNNSQHNKKILLNTKDFLSVLKRTAIFVRDNKESKNGGIFLFSNNKLLLTGTSENAQIKEEIVTIQEGEDLRISLNVKFLLDYISTIEGKVTVLELLNDKSSVIVKDEDNDKSLYFTMPLAIRGN from the coding sequence ATGTTACATATAATTGTAGATAGAAAATCATTATTAAGAGCTATGACTATAGTTGAAAATGCAGTAACTGAAAATAAAATAAGAGAAGTTCTTTCTGGAATTTATATTGAAACTCAAGGTGAGAAGGCAATTTTACGAGGAACAGATTTGGAACTTTCTATAAATACAGAAATAGAAGCACAAGTGAAAGAAGATGGAAAAATTGTTATAAAACATAAATTAATTGAAGAATTTTTAAAACAGATTTCTGATGATAAAATAACTTTAATTGAGGAAAATGGTAAATTAATAATCCAAGCAGGTTCAACAAATACTGAATTTTCATTATATAATGTAGAAAATTTTCCAGTTCAGTCAAAACTTGAGAACGGAGTTGAATATGTGTTTGAAAAAGGAAAACTATTAAGTAATATCGAAAATGTAAAAATATCAGCTTCTCCAAATCCAGAAAACCTTGCTGTAAACTGTATTAGAGTGGAAATTGAAGAAAATAAATTAAAACTTATTTCATCTGATACATATAGATTAACATACATTGAAGAGGATTTGGAAGATTCTCAAAAAAATAAGGAAAACCTTAGTTTAAGTATTCCATTAAAGACAATTGATGGATTAGTAAAAATTATGAGATTAATAGATGAAGAAAAGATCACGTTAAAATCAGATGGTTCAAAAGTATTTTTCAAATTTTCAAGTGTAGAGATATTAACTCGTACAATTGATTTACAATTTCCAGATTATAAATCAATTTTGAATAATTCTCAACATAATAAAAAAATATTATTAAATACAAAGGATTTCTTATCAGTATTAAAGAGAACAGCTATATTTGTTAGGGATAATAAAGAATCTAAAAATGGCGGAATATTTCTTTTTTCAAACAATAAGCTATTGCTTACAGGGACAAGTGAAAATGCACAGATAAAAGAAGAAATTGTAACAATTCAAGAGGGTGAAGATTTGAGAATTTCATTAAATGTTAAATTTTTACTTGACTATATTTCTACAATTGAAGGAAAAGTTACTGTTTTAGAACTGTTAAATGATAAAAGTTCAGTAATTGTAAAAGATGAAGATAATGATAAATCGTTGTATTTTACAATGCCGTTAGCAATTAGAGGAAATTAA
- a CDS encoding sigma-70 family RNA polymerase sigma factor — translation MEDNNLNLMSLYLSDIQKFDLLSKEEEYELLKRIREDNDEQARQLLILSNLRLVISTAKKSLGNGLPLIDLISEGNIGLIKAINKFDYEKGHRFSTYAVWWIKQSIKKAIINIGRDIRIPSYKYEQLSKVNKVIKNYTAIHGEAPSTEYIAKKVDLKESKVILLLGEFQDIMSLNETIGDNIYLEDVIGKNDDVEDKIIKEDQLVEMKELLEKVLNERERLILEYRYGLYDNKIHTLKEIGEQMGITRERVRQIEKKAITKLKEHLEEYKDIL, via the coding sequence ATGGAAGATAACAACTTAAACTTAATGTCGTTATATTTAAGTGATATTCAAAAATTTGATTTACTCTCAAAGGAAGAAGAATACGAACTGTTAAAACGAATTAGGGAAGATAATGACGAACAGGCAAGGCAATTACTAATTTTATCAAATTTAAGACTGGTAATAAGTACAGCTAAAAAATCTCTTGGGAACGGATTGCCTCTAATTGATTTAATTAGCGAAGGGAATATTGGATTGATAAAGGCTATAAATAAATTTGATTATGAAAAAGGGCATAGGTTTAGCACATATGCAGTATGGTGGATAAAACAGTCAATTAAAAAGGCAATTATCAATATTGGAAGGGATATTAGAATACCGTCTTATAAATATGAGCAATTATCAAAAGTAAATAAAGTCATAAAAAATTATACTGCCATTCATGGTGAAGCTCCATCAACAGAATATATTGCAAAAAAAGTTGATTTAAAGGAAAGCAAAGTTATATTGCTTTTAGGTGAATTTCAGGATATAATGTCATTAAATGAAACAATAGGCGATAATATTTATCTAGAGGATGTTATAGGAAAAAATGATGATGTTGAGGATAAAATAATAAAAGAGGATCAGCTTGTTGAGATGAAGGAATTGCTTGAAAAAGTTTTAAATGAGCGTGAAAGACTGATCCTTGAATATCGTTATGGATTATATGACAATAAAATCCATACATTAAAGGAAATTGGCGAACAGATGGGAATTACACGTGAAAGAGTTAGACAAATTGAGAAAAAGGCTATAACGAAATTAAAGGAACATTTAGAAGAATATAAGGATATATTATAA
- a CDS encoding NAD(P)H-dependent glycerol-3-phosphate dehydrogenase produces the protein MKNILVIGGGSWGTCLSKLLVENGHKVYLWEHNEEVRKVIRDTKENPKFLPNIKLPDSLNVVDDYGEILKNPKKYGKIDILLLATPTQFLRNILKRLKNFLNYNIILVNVAKGLEITTKKRISEIVAEELENKEYSYVLLAGPTHAEEVAQKLPSAILSVSKDEEAAKIVQTTFSNLYFRVYTGTDLMGAELAGALKNCLAIAAGIADGMGYGDNTKAALITRGINEMFEIAKFYNANPKTFMGLSGLGDIIVTCTSKHSRNRYVGEKLGQGQKIEDIVSHMNMVSEGAETIKALYKIIKENDLKAPIFTALYEVIYGGKPVSELESTFMSRDLKSEFLN, from the coding sequence ATGAAAAATATATTGGTTATTGGTGGTGGAAGCTGGGGAACTTGCCTTTCAAAACTGCTAGTAGAAAATGGACATAAAGTATATTTGTGGGAACATAATGAGGAAGTTAGAAAAGTTATTCGTGACACAAAGGAAAATCCTAAATTCCTGCCAAATATAAAATTACCTGATAGTCTTAATGTTGTGGATGATTATGGAGAAATATTAAAAAACCCTAAAAAATACGGAAAAATTGATATTTTATTATTAGCAACTCCAACGCAATTTTTAAGAAATATTTTAAAAAGATTGAAAAATTTCTTAAATTATAATATAATACTGGTAAATGTTGCAAAAGGTTTAGAAATTACTACAAAAAAAAGAATCTCTGAAATTGTGGCTGAAGAACTGGAAAATAAGGAATATAGCTATGTTTTACTAGCTGGACCGACACATGCTGAAGAAGTGGCACAAAAATTGCCATCTGCGATACTTTCTGTGTCTAAGGATGAAGAGGCTGCAAAAATTGTGCAGACTACATTTAGCAATCTTTATTTTAGAGTTTATACAGGAACGGATCTTATGGGAGCTGAACTCGCAGGTGCATTAAAGAATTGTCTTGCAATCGCAGCGGGAATTGCCGATGGAATGGGTTATGGAGATAATACAAAAGCCGCTCTTATAACTCGTGGAATTAATGAAATGTTTGAAATTGCAAAATTTTATAATGCTAATCCTAAAACATTTATGGGATTGTCAGGACTTGGAGATATTATTGTAACTTGTACAAGCAAACATAGTAGAAATAGATATGTTGGGGAAAAGCTGGGGCAAGGTCAAAAAATTGAAGATATAGTTTCACACATGAATATGGTATCAGAAGGTGCAGAAACAATAAAGGCTCTTTATAAAATTATAAAGGAAAATGACTTGAAAGCACCTATTTTTACAGCACTTTATGAAGTAATTTATGGTGGAAAGCCAGTTTCAGAACTGGAATCTACATTTATGAGCAGAGACTTGAAGTCAGAATTTTTAAATTAA